From a region of the Helianthus annuus cultivar XRQ/B chromosome 5, HanXRQr2.0-SUNRISE, whole genome shotgun sequence genome:
- the LOC110943636 gene encoding extensin-like produces the protein MESSITKVIPFPQIHSIHSPCFLFHSIPSLSLRHKHRPSPPPSTTTTCRRHNPPPTNADHHHRPPPPPLPTATAIDYHRCHPPSQTTTTPTTTATLLRPPPPFSAATIRYRPPPPPIVVAAATTSRHHRRPPSPPPATTYHYGHPPPATTTILRGHLPLPSTTTTHRRRRHHHRPPSPPPATTNNRNPDHYRHPPPTPTTILHGLHPLPSSVHHHHPPSSPPPSSPAATADHRQPRPSSLPPLTTVTHLPSPPTTATTDHRHPSLPPPLAVTNHCHHLSPI, from the coding sequence ATGGAATCATCCATTACAAAagtcattccattccctcaaattcATTCCATCCACTCCCCCTGTTTTcttttccattccattccctctctcAGCCTACGTCACAAACACCGCCCATCACCTCCACCGtctaccaccaccacctgccGTCGTCACAACCCGCCACCAACCaacgccgaccaccaccaccgtcctccGCCGCCACCGCTGCCCACCGCCACCGCCATCGACTACCATCGCTGCCACCCACCATCGCAAACCACTACCACCCCGACCACTACCGCCACTCTcctccgaccaccaccaccattctcCGCTGCCACCATCCGctaccgtccaccaccaccacccatcgtcgtcgccgccgccaccaccagtCGCCACCATCGTCgaccaccatcgccgccacctGCCACCACCTACCACTACGGCCACCCTCCTCCAGCAACCACTACCATCCTCCGCGGCCACCTCCCGCTaccgtcgaccaccaccacccaccgtcgtcGTCGCCACCACCATCGACCACCATCCCCGCCACCCGCAACCACCAACAACCGCAACCCCGACCACTACCGCCACCCTCCGCCGACCCCCACCACCATCCTCCACGGCCTCCACCCGCTACCGTCGAgtgtccaccaccaccacccaccgtcgtcGCCACCACCATCGTCGCCAGCTGCCACCGCAGACCACCGCCAACCCCGACCATCGTCGCTACCACCGCTAACAACCGTCACCCACCTACCATCGCCACCGACCACCGctaccaccgaccaccgccacccaTCGTTGCCACCACCACTAGCCGTCACCAATCACTGCCACCACCTATCGCCGATTTAA